The following are encoded together in the Ranitomeya imitator isolate aRanImi1 chromosome 4, aRanImi1.pri, whole genome shotgun sequence genome:
- the LOC138674727 gene encoding zona pellucida sperm-binding protein 3-like, which produces MELWIRWSCLLVVLLYGTGFGSSLIRHQRQSDAWWRNYQPGRGSSRGLGQPISGVGSPRWDSRYNGRGQNLRDLTQAPSSVSVQCGEDRMVVMVNRDFYGNGKLVKPSDLTLGSCRPGQQTTDSTVVFENGLQECGNLLQMTPDWLIYNSKLRYTPTSSRNVPIIRSNSAVVPVQCFYPRHGNVSSNAIKPTWTPFSTTVTSEERLAFSLQLMTTDFSSPSSALVFQLGEKLYIEASLDIQNHVPMLLFVDRCVATITPDMDSRPSYDIISNNGCMMDSMEEDSSSVFVSPRPQANKLRFMVDAFRFTESAASTIYITCTLRAADINQTPDPMNKACSYNKASSSWASVEGSSGICQCCTTRNCATAASQRTQWGSFSGRQRGIGKRDVGSHIEKHGTATLGPILVTGSKSNQVTGAGTLQASRMTAEREPLQLWVLVAIGSVSSVVVAVTLTVAGKCLLKRFSHKESV; this is translated from the exons ATGGAGCTGTGGATCAGGTGGAGTTGTCTACTAGTGGTTCTCCTCTATGGAACAGGCTTTGGTAGCTCCTTGATCAGACATCAGCGTCAGTCAGATGCTTGGTGGAGGAACTATCAGCCTGGGCGTGGATCTTCCAGAGGACTTGGACAGCCTATATCTGGAGTGGGGTCTCCCAGATGGGACAGCAGGTATAATGGCAGAGGCCAAAATCTCCGAGACCTCACTCAAGCTCCATCCTCTGTCAGTGTGCAGTGTGGTGAGGACAggatggtggtgatggtgaacaGAGACTTCTATGGGAATGGAAAGCTGGTGAAGCCCTCAGACCTGAccctgggctcctgcaggccgggacaGCAGACTACAGATAGTACTGTGGTGTTTGAGAATGGTCTTCAAGAATGTGGTAACCTCTTACAG ATGACTCCAGACTGGCTGATCTACAACTCCAAGCTACGCTACACCCCCACTTCTTCCAGGAATGTGCCCATCATCAGGTCCAACTCTGCTGTGGTTCCTGTCCAGTGCTTCTATCCAAG ACATGGTAATGTGAGCAGCAATGCCATCAAGCCAACATGGACTCCATTCAGCACCACAGTGACCTCGGAGGAGAGGCTGGCATTCTCCTTGCAGCTTATGACTA CGGACTTCAGTTCCCCCAGTTCTGCACTGGTCTTTCAGCTTGGTGAGAAATTGTACATAGAAGCCTCTCTGGATATCCAGAACCATGTTCCGATGCTCCTGTTTGTTGACCGATGTGTGGCCACCATTACTCCGGATATGGACTCTAGACCCAGTTATGACATAATCTCCAACAATGG ATGCATGATGGACAGTATGGAAGAAGATTCTTCCTCTGTCTTTGTTTCACCAAGACCTCAAGCCAACAAGCTCCGCTTCATGGTTGATGCCTTCAGATTCACTGAGAGCGCTGCATCTACG ATCTACATCACATGTACCCTGAGAGCCGCTGACATAAACCAGACCCCTGATCCCATGAATAAGGCCTGCTCCTACAACAAGGCATCTAGCAG CTGGGCATCTGTGGAAGGATCTAGTGGGATCTGCCAGTGCTGCACCACCAGGAACTGTGCTACTGCTGCCAGCCAGAGAACACAATGGGGATCATTCTCCGGAAGGCAAAGGGGAATTGGGAAGAGGGATGTTG gttctcataTAGAGAAACATGGCACAGCCACCCTGGGTCCCATACTAGTGACTGGATCCAAGTCCAACCAGGTTACCGGAGCAGGAACCCTCCAAGCTTCCAGGATGACTGCAGAACGTGAACCTCTACAGCTGTGGGTGCTGGTGGCCATCGGATCTGTCTCTTCAGTAGTTGTTGCCGTTACTCTTACTGTGGCTGGGAAATGTCTTCTGAAAAGATTTTCCCACAAAGAATCTGTTTAG